In a single window of the Candidatus Margulisiibacteriota bacterium genome:
- a CDS encoding 4Fe-4S ferredoxin: MKSQVYFYDIHKHHKISPVNKLGDLAARLDVSELLSEGGNCAVKVHFGEPGNASFIRPIYIKKIVSIIKGLKLNPFLTDTNTLYYGQRSNAVDHLNAAIGNGFAYAVVDAPLIIGDGLNGKDYVNVPVNGKHFSEVKIGSAIYHADAMVVVSHFKGHELSGFGGAIKNISMGCASRAGKQMMHSAVKPKVNGSICTSCGKCIQYCPTNAIEIIQENKPFASVNSDVCYGCGECVVTCPAKAIKPNWQTETSVMQEKMAEFAAGAVQNKKNKVIYFNFLIDMSPCCDCYHFNDAPIKENIGILASNDPVAIDRASLDLVGLDVFKKIYPEINPAVQLNYLEQLGIGTQEYDLINV, encoded by the coding sequence TTGAAATCACAAGTATATTTTTATGACATCCATAAACACCACAAAATTTCTCCAGTAAATAAACTGGGAGATCTGGCAGCCAGGTTGGATGTAAGTGAACTATTATCGGAAGGCGGAAACTGCGCAGTCAAAGTCCATTTTGGAGAACCAGGAAATGCTTCATTCATACGCCCGATATATATCAAAAAGATTGTTTCCATTATCAAGGGCTTAAAGCTTAATCCGTTTTTGACTGATACAAATACACTCTATTATGGACAGAGATCAAATGCGGTTGATCATTTGAACGCTGCGATAGGAAACGGATTTGCATATGCCGTTGTGGATGCGCCGCTCATAATCGGTGACGGCCTTAATGGAAAAGATTATGTGAATGTTCCTGTAAACGGCAAGCATTTTTCTGAAGTCAAAATCGGATCGGCAATATATCATGCGGATGCGATGGTTGTTGTCTCTCATTTTAAAGGGCATGAGCTCTCGGGGTTCGGTGGTGCGATTAAGAATATCAGTATGGGTTGTGCCAGTAGGGCAGGGAAACAAATGATGCATTCAGCCGTAAAGCCAAAAGTTAATGGAAGTATTTGTACCTCTTGTGGCAAATGTATTCAATACTGTCCAACCAATGCCATCGAAATCATTCAAGAGAACAAGCCGTTTGCATCGGTCAACTCAGATGTCTGCTATGGTTGCGGCGAGTGTGTCGTTACCTGTCCTGCAAAAGCAATCAAACCTAATTGGCAAACCGAAACATCCGTCATGCAGGAAAAGATGGCAGAATTTGCAGCGGGAGCAGTACAAAACAAAAAGAACAAAGTAATATACTTCAACTTTCTGATTGATATGTCGCCCTGTTGCGATTGTTATCATTTTAACGATGCGCCAATTAAAGAAAACATCGGCATTCTGGCAAGCAATGATCCGGTTGCTATCGATAGAGCGAGCCTCGATCTTGTCGGTCTTGATGTTTTCAAAAAAATATATCCTGAGATTAACCCTGCTGTTCAATTGAATTATTTGGAGCAACTGGGCATTGGTACTCAAGAGTACGATCTTATAAACGTATAA